From a single Glycine soja cultivar W05 chromosome 19, ASM419377v2, whole genome shotgun sequence genomic region:
- the LOC114399229 gene encoding arabinogalactan protein 14-like produces the protein MEASKMKFFLVLVVSVLAMAATGVSAADAPAPGPSSDATTLFVPTAFASLFVLAFGLLF, from the coding sequence ATGGAGGCATCAAAGATGAAGTTTTTCTTGGTTTTGGTGGTTTCCGTGTTGGCGATGGCAGCAACTGGGGTTTCAGCTGCTGATGCACCTGCCCCAGGTCCTTCATCCGATGCCACCACCCTCTTTGTGCCCACTGCTTTTGCTTCTCTCTTTGTTCTTGCATTTGGCCTTCTCTTCTAA